TATGTTATAATCTATATCCCGAACATGCTGCGAATTTCATTGCTTATGAATATTATATAAAATCTAGGATGAAGATTTTATATATGCAGAAATTTGATGATGTTTGGCTCAAAAATATAGAATCAGAGATCGCAGACTACGCAATTAGAATTCGCTCAACACGTCTTAAATGCCTAGAAATTTTCAGATCTAGTTTGCATGATATTGGGTTTATACGTCATCTAAATCCTTCAATAGAATTAACTGAGTTCTTAGACAAAGAACTTGTTGATTCATATGATGATGAGAAGAAAGTATATGTATCAGAAAAATTAAAATACTATAGAGACATTGATAGAAAAAGTAACAGGTCGAATTTTGGACCACATAAGACAGACCTTATAATACTAAGCAATATTAACAACCTTAACATTAAATATTGCTCAACAGGGGAGCAAAAATTAATGCTTGCTGCTATGACACTCGCACACGCAAAATCAATATATAAGATCAGTAAAATTTCCCCGCTAATATTATTAGATGAAGTTTTAGCACATCTTGACAACAAAAAGCAGGAAATACTGCTACTTGAGCTGCTCGGTATAAATTCTCAAATATTTGTCACCACAACGGAAACCGACCTTGCAATACATACAAACAATTTTGTAGATACAGATAGGATATTACTAAGATGATCTCTCATTTTATAGTCTGTTCGTCAAAAATCGATTTTGCCTCTCGTAAATAAATTTTTGCGGGAAGTTCAACGTACAAAAATTAGCTTA
This region of Candidatus Lariskella endosymbiont of Epinotia ramella genomic DNA includes:
- the recF gene encoding DNA replication/repair protein RecF (All proteins in this family for which functions are known are DNA-binding proteins that assist the filamentation of RecA onto DNA for the initiation of recombination or recombinational repair.), producing the protein MSSSINSLHLINFRNHHNFQLSSSARLLILEGQNGVGKTSVLEAISLFSPGRGIRNAKPDEILRNEPGTCISNTNSAKNIHEWCVFGRYNSRENTLNISTGCNFSKNSKRIVKIDDKTVSKQSELLELIRIVWLTPQMERIILDAPNIRRKFWDRICYNLYPEHAANFIAYEYYIKSRMKILYMQKFDDVWLKNIESEIADYAIRIRSTRLKCLEIFRSSLHDIGFIRHLNPSIELTEFLDKELVDSYDDEKKVYVSEKLKYYRDIDRKSNRSNFGPHKTDLIILSNINNLNIKYCSTGEQKLMLAAMTLAHAKSIYKISKISPLILLDEVLAHLDNKKQEILLLELLGINSQIFVTTTETDLAIHTNNFVDTDRILLR